One Robbsia sp. KACC 23696 DNA segment encodes these proteins:
- a CDS encoding 4-deoxy-4-formamido-L-arabinose-phosphoundecaprenol deformylase, with product MALIVLKIDVDTLRGTREGVPTLVDMLRDVGAGATFLFSLGPDHTGWALRRVFRPGFLKKVSRTSVVEHYGLKTLMYGTLLPGPDIGVRAAAEMRAVRDAGFEVGIHCWDHVYWQDNVRGRSNDARWTCAQMQRAHDRFVSIFGAAPSTHGAAGWQMNEHGLALIDKWGMTYASDGRGDAPYRPIIGERVLSHIQMPTTLPTLDELIGIDDVTVDNVADHLLTYTAAGGPGDAAAQHGPRDHVFTLHAELEGQKLAPVFRDLLRGWVAQGHRLVSMADYHATLDPATLPVRQFAWGSIPGRSGELMIEPGTV from the coding sequence TTGGCTCTCATCGTTCTGAAGATTGACGTCGACACGCTGCGGGGCACCCGCGAAGGCGTGCCGACGCTCGTCGACATGCTGCGCGACGTCGGCGCGGGCGCCACGTTTCTCTTCAGCCTCGGCCCGGATCACACGGGCTGGGCGCTGCGCCGGGTATTTCGCCCGGGCTTCCTCAAAAAGGTTTCCCGTACATCGGTCGTCGAGCACTACGGGCTCAAGACGCTGATGTACGGCACGCTGCTGCCGGGCCCCGATATCGGTGTGCGCGCGGCCGCGGAGATGCGTGCCGTGCGGGATGCCGGTTTCGAAGTCGGCATTCATTGCTGGGATCATGTCTACTGGCAGGACAATGTTCGCGGCCGCAGCAACGATGCGCGCTGGACCTGCGCGCAAATGCAACGCGCGCACGATCGCTTCGTGTCGATCTTCGGCGCCGCCCCGTCGACGCATGGCGCCGCGGGTTGGCAGATGAACGAGCACGGACTTGCGCTGATCGACAAATGGGGCATGACGTATGCCTCGGACGGTCGTGGCGATGCGCCCTACCGGCCGATAATCGGCGAGCGCGTGCTATCCCATATACAGATGCCGACAACGTTGCCGACGCTCGATGAACTGATCGGCATCGACGACGTCACCGTGGACAATGTCGCCGACCATCTGCTGACCTATACGGCAGCCGGTGGGCCAGGTGATGCGGCGGCGCAACACGGGCCACGCGATCATGTCTTCACCCTCCATGCGGAACTGGAGGGTCAAAAACTCGCTCCGGTGTTCCGGGACTTGCTGCGCGGCTGGGTCGCACAAGGACATCGGCTGGTTTCGATGGCCGATTACCATGCCACGCTCGATCCCGCGACGCTGCCGGTCCGGCAGTTTGCCTGGGGCAGCATTCCCGGACGCTCCGGGGAGCTGATGATTGAGCCGGGGACGGTCTGA
- a CDS encoding peroxiredoxin has product MTAPDFTAPVTQGDETDATKGVLTLRALRGKHVVLYFYPKDGTPGCTKESMAFRDLAPAFADANAVIVGVSRDSLPSHERFKAKLELPFGLVSDKDEAVCALYGVMKEKKMYGKTVRGIERSTFVIDADGTIRNAWRGLKVDSHADDVLAAVQTLESSR; this is encoded by the coding sequence ATGACGGCGCCGGACTTTACCGCGCCCGTCACCCAAGGCGATGAAACCGATGCGACAAAAGGCGTGCTGACGCTGCGTGCTTTGCGCGGCAAACACGTCGTGTTGTATTTCTACCCGAAGGACGGCACGCCCGGATGCACGAAGGAAAGCATGGCTTTCCGCGATCTGGCGCCGGCATTTGCCGATGCCAATGCAGTGATCGTCGGTGTCTCCCGCGACAGCCTGCCCTCGCACGAGCGCTTCAAGGCAAAATTGGAACTGCCGTTTGGGCTGGTCTCGGACAAGGACGAAGCCGTCTGCGCGCTGTACGGCGTGATGAAAGAGAAGAAGATGTACGGCAAAACGGTGCGTGGCATCGAGCGATCGACCTTCGTCATCGACGCCGACGGCACGATTCGCAACGCCTGGCGCGGCTTGAAAGTCGACAGCCACGCGGACGACGTCCTGGCCGCCGTGCAAACACTTGAATCATCGCGCTAA
- a CDS encoding PhoH family protein — MPLPSLPSKLGDLLPADQYKARLRPSPASKKKSARAEDADVATIDEVEYLPTATAELSGTSIPAAIPAALRDPETTTHSAKAAGHPAPAVAPAVQAAATSAPQHAAPADVPARAAHTPDRSTPVPAQQRAERIETADDAPLHARDHQKIPENLRHHTGGNQAGAQPQRPAKGGARAAVSTRTKLFVLDTNVLLHDPSSLFRFEEHDVYLPMMTLEELDNNKKGMSEVARNARQVSRILDGLVAGDADIQAGLQLSRLGNREARGRLFFQTSLKEVPPVAGLPAGKADNQILGVVRALEVSQPERDIVLVSKDINMRIKAHALQLAAEDYYNDQVLEDKDLLYTGVFALQKDFWTRHGKGMESWQDVKTGTTFYRLTGPSVPAMLVNQFVYLEPNNGEPAFHAIVRELNGRTALLQTLRDYGHHKNNVWGVTARNREQNFALNLLMNPEVDFVSLLGQAGTGKTLLALAAGLAQVLDDKRYNEIIVTRATVPVGEDIGFLPGTEEEKMQPWMGAFDDNLEVLQKSDDSAGEWGRAATQDLIRSRLKVKSMNFMRGRTFVDKYVIIDEAQNLTPKQMKTLVTRAGPGTKIVCLGNIAQIDTPYLTEGSSGLTYVVDRLKGWPHGGHVTLARGERSRLADYASDML; from the coding sequence ATGCCTTTGCCCTCCTTGCCTTCGAAGCTTGGCGACCTGCTACCGGCGGACCAATATAAGGCGCGTTTGCGCCCGTCCCCGGCGTCGAAAAAGAAATCCGCGCGTGCGGAAGATGCCGATGTCGCCACCATCGACGAGGTCGAATATTTGCCGACCGCCACCGCCGAACTGAGCGGTACGTCGATCCCGGCAGCCATTCCCGCCGCTCTGCGCGATCCCGAAACAACGACGCACTCGGCCAAGGCCGCGGGACACCCCGCGCCGGCCGTCGCGCCTGCCGTGCAGGCCGCGGCAACGTCCGCGCCGCAACATGCCGCGCCGGCCGACGTTCCGGCCCGTGCAGCCCATACGCCCGACCGTTCGACGCCCGTGCCGGCGCAACAACGTGCCGAGCGTATCGAAACGGCTGACGACGCACCGCTCCACGCCCGCGATCATCAAAAGATCCCGGAGAATCTGCGTCATCACACGGGCGGCAATCAAGCCGGCGCGCAACCGCAACGCCCCGCCAAGGGCGGCGCGCGCGCGGCCGTCAGTACGCGCACGAAGTTGTTCGTGCTCGATACGAACGTCCTGCTGCACGACCCGAGCTCGCTGTTCCGCTTCGAGGAACACGACGTCTATCTGCCGATGATGACGTTGGAAGAACTCGACAACAACAAAAAGGGCATGTCTGAAGTCGCGCGTAACGCGCGTCAGGTCAGCCGTATCCTCGATGGTCTGGTCGCCGGCGACGCCGATATCCAGGCGGGCCTGCAACTGTCCCGTCTCGGCAACCGCGAAGCGCGCGGCCGCCTGTTCTTCCAGACCTCGCTGAAGGAAGTGCCGCCGGTGGCGGGCCTCCCGGCCGGCAAGGCCGACAACCAGATTCTCGGCGTCGTCCGCGCGCTGGAAGTCTCGCAGCCCGAGCGCGATATCGTCCTGGTGTCGAAAGACATCAATATGCGCATCAAGGCGCATGCCTTGCAGCTCGCCGCCGAGGATTACTACAACGACCAGGTCCTCGAAGACAAGGATCTGTTGTACACCGGCGTGTTCGCCCTGCAGAAGGATTTCTGGACCCGTCATGGCAAGGGGATGGAAAGCTGGCAGGACGTCAAGACCGGTACGACCTTCTATCGCCTGACCGGCCCATCGGTGCCGGCGATGCTGGTCAACCAGTTCGTCTATCTCGAGCCGAACAACGGCGAACCGGCCTTCCATGCGATCGTCCGAGAACTCAACGGCCGCACCGCCTTGCTGCAAACGCTGCGCGACTACGGACATCACAAGAACAACGTCTGGGGCGTCACGGCGCGCAATCGCGAGCAGAACTTCGCCCTGAACCTGCTGATGAACCCGGAAGTCGATTTCGTCAGCCTGTTGGGCCAGGCCGGTACCGGCAAGACCCTGCTGGCACTGGCAGCGGGCTTGGCGCAGGTGCTCGACGACAAGCGCTATAACGAAATCATCGTCACCCGCGCCACCGTGCCGGTGGGCGAGGATATCGGTTTCCTGCCGGGCACCGAGGAAGAGAAGATGCAGCCGTGGATGGGCGCATTCGACGACAACCTGGAAGTGCTGCAGAAGAGCGACGACTCGGCCGGCGAATGGGGCCGTGCCGCGACGCAGGATCTGATCCGTTCGCGCTTGAAGGTGAAGAGCATGAACTTCATGCGCGGCCGGACCTTCGTCGACAAGTACGTGATCATCGACGAGGCGCAAAATCTGACGCCGAAGCAGATGAAGACGCTGGTCACGCGCGCCGGTCCGGGCACGAAGATCGTGTGTCTGGGCAATATCGCGCAGATCGACACGCCTTACCTGACCGAAGGCAGCTCGGGCCTGACCTACGTCGTCGATCGACTGAAGGGCTGGCCGCACGGCGGTCACGTGACGCTGGCACGCGGCGAACGCTCGCGTCTGGCCGACTACGCATCCGATATGTTGTAA